The Deltaproteobacteria bacterium HGW-Deltaproteobacteria-6 genome has a segment encoding these proteins:
- a CDS encoding sensor histidine kinase, giving the protein MEQTGAFDVEFHLRRKNIVMDFFYTIIVCTAIAFVIAFSNPTSHLSVSFIMAQSFGLTICSLITLMLHIFRPRQWPTLILIMSAATICGAVVGLNIGFYILEMIFAISLNFPMKDLLKIIFVAVVFSGAASYSFISNARLRRRNEMFEQEKNRRMAVEKEALSASLRMLQAQIEPHFLFNTLSNVVSLIDTQPAKGKSMLLDLTKYLRTSLSRTLPEKTTLHQEIEMIKAYLNIQKIRMDERLNFRIDVPDHLRQHAFPPMLLQPLVENAVKHGLEPKVDGGDILIAAVEENNILRIEVVDTGMGFSDFNQPGVGLTNVRERLGLLYGEKGRLTIEENKPQGVKAVIEVPTHDV; this is encoded by the coding sequence ATGGAACAGACAGGGGCCTTTGACGTAGAATTTCATCTCCGCCGTAAAAATATTGTAATGGATTTTTTCTATACAATAATCGTCTGTACGGCGATTGCATTTGTCATAGCCTTTTCCAATCCCACATCACACCTGTCCGTCAGTTTTATCATGGCGCAGTCGTTTGGACTCACCATCTGCTCCCTGATCACGCTTATGCTGCATATATTCAGGCCCCGGCAGTGGCCGACATTAATATTAATTATGTCTGCCGCTACCATCTGCGGCGCTGTTGTGGGGCTCAACATCGGTTTTTATATTCTGGAGATGATCTTTGCCATCAGTCTGAATTTTCCCATGAAAGATCTGCTGAAAATAATTTTTGTTGCCGTTGTTTTCAGCGGCGCCGCATCCTATTCTTTCATTTCCAATGCCAGATTGAGACGCCGCAATGAAATGTTCGAACAGGAAAAAAACAGGCGGATGGCTGTGGAGAAAGAAGCCCTGTCGGCATCTCTCAGAATGCTGCAGGCCCAGATCGAGCCCCATTTTCTTTTCAATACCCTTTCCAATGTCGTCAGTCTGATCGATACACAGCCGGCCAAGGGTAAGTCCATGCTTCTGGATCTAACCAAATACCTGCGAACATCTTTGTCCCGGACTTTACCGGAAAAAACAACGCTGCATCAGGAAATAGAAATGATCAAAGCTTATCTCAATATACAAAAAATAAGGATGGATGAGCGTTTGAATTTTAGAATTGACGTTCCGGATCATTTACGGCAGCATGCTTTTCCGCCCATGTTGCTTCAACCGCTGGTGGAAAATGCCGTCAAGCACGGATTGGAACCCAAAGTTGACGGGGGTGATATTCTGATTGCCGCCGTCGAAGAAAACAATATTCTGAGGATCGAGGTCGTGGATACCGGCATGGGATTTTCTGATTTTAACCAGCCCGGTGTGGGGCTCACCAATGTGCGTGAACGCCTGGGGCTGCTCTATGGAGAAAAAGGCCGTTTGACGATCGAGGAAAACAAACCGCAGGGCGTCAAAGCTGTCATCGAGGTGCCGACCCATGACGTATAA
- a CDS encoding DNA-binding response regulator, producing MTYKAIIADDEKELRGYLKTMLAEAWPELAICGEAANGRETLEMIDACQPHIIFLDIKMPGLSGLDVAQKIADECRIVFVTAYNQYAVEAFEHEAIDYLVKPVTKKRLMQTILRLKKELQNNEAPSAGLAAMLSQVIASLPSRSGADFLRWIKAQHKEAVRLIPVEEVDYFQADDKYTLVITADGESLIKKSIKELSQELDPHRFWQIHRSTIVNVSKIEHVGRSLTGRGVLKLKNRPDPLTVSRQYLHLFKQM from the coding sequence ATGACGTATAAGGCCATTATTGCCGATGATGAAAAAGAGTTAAGAGGATACCTCAAAACCATGCTTGCCGAAGCCTGGCCTGAGCTCGCGATTTGCGGTGAAGCGGCCAATGGCCGGGAAACCCTGGAAATGATCGACGCCTGTCAGCCGCATATTATTTTTCTGGATATCAAGATGCCGGGTCTTTCCGGTCTGGACGTAGCTCAAAAAATCGCTGATGAATGCCGTATTGTATTTGTAACGGCCTATAATCAGTATGCGGTCGAGGCTTTTGAACACGAAGCGATCGACTATCTGGTCAAGCCGGTGACCAAAAAACGGCTGATGCAGACCATTTTGCGCTTAAAAAAAGAACTTCAGAATAACGAAGCGCCATCCGCTGGTCTGGCTGCCATGCTGTCACAGGTCATTGCCAGCTTGCCTAGCCGGAGCGGCGCGGATTTTCTGCGCTGGATCAAAGCGCAGCATAAAGAGGCGGTTCGTTTGATTCCCGTGGAAGAGGTCGATTATTTCCAGGCCGATGATAAATACACGCTGGTCATAACGGCGGATGGTGAATCGCTGATTAAAAAGAGCATTAAGGAATTAAGTCAGGAACTCGACCCCCACCGGTTCTGGCAGATCCACCGGTCGACGATTGTTAACGTCTCCAAAATTGAGCATGTCGGCCGTTCACTGACCGGGCGCGGTGTTCTCAAACTGAAAAACAGACCGGACCCCCTGACCGTCAGCCGCCAGTATCTGCATCTGTTCAAGCAAATGTAA
- a CDS encoding serine--tRNA ligase — MLDIKYLRQNIDLVLKKMDERGQKIDFGRFIDLEAKRRDTLQAVEALRNERNSVSKQVGELKKKKEDASQLIEKMGDVAAKIKEYDESLRVIEEELNAFVMIVPNIQHESVPQGSGSEDNKVVRTWGEIPVFNFEPKQHFDLGESLNILDFARGAKITGARFTLYRGAGAQLERAITNFMLDLHTGHHGYTEVFTPFMVNAESMTGTGQLPKFKEDLFKIEGMEYYLIPTAEVPVTNIFRDEILEEEKLPIYFVAYSACFRAEAGSYGKDTRGLIRQHQFNKVEMVKFSKPETSYDELEKLTANAEEVLKRLGIPFRTVCLCTADLGFSSAKTYDVEAWLPGQNTYREISSCSNFEDFQARRAAIRYRRKDNGKVEFVHTLNGSGLAVGRTVVAVMENYQQADGSIIVPEALRPYMRGLERITL, encoded by the coding sequence ATGTTAGACATTAAATACTTAAGGCAAAATATCGACTTGGTTCTCAAAAAGATGGATGAACGTGGTCAGAAGATTGATTTTGGCCGGTTTATCGATTTGGAAGCGAAAAGACGCGACACCCTGCAGGCGGTGGAAGCCCTGCGCAACGAACGTAACAGCGTTTCCAAGCAAGTCGGGGAACTCAAGAAAAAGAAAGAGGACGCATCCCAGCTCATCGAGAAAATGGGCGATGTTGCGGCCAAGATAAAAGAATATGACGAAAGTCTGCGCGTTATAGAAGAAGAGTTAAACGCTTTTGTCATGATCGTGCCGAATATTCAGCACGAATCCGTACCACAGGGCAGCGGTTCAGAAGACAATAAGGTGGTACGCACCTGGGGTGAAATACCGGTTTTCAATTTTGAACCTAAACAGCATTTTGATCTGGGAGAAAGCCTGAACATTCTGGATTTCGCCAGAGGCGCTAAAATCACCGGAGCGCGTTTTACACTTTACCGTGGAGCGGGCGCTCAACTGGAGCGGGCGATCACCAACTTCATGCTGGATTTACATACGGGACATCATGGATACACGGAAGTATTTACGCCTTTTATGGTCAATGCCGAGAGCATGACCGGCACAGGCCAGCTGCCCAAGTTCAAGGAAGATCTTTTCAAAATTGAAGGCATGGAATATTACCTGATTCCGACGGCGGAAGTTCCGGTGACGAATATTTTCCGGGATGAAATCCTGGAAGAAGAGAAATTGCCGATTTATTTTGTGGCTTATTCGGCCTGTTTCCGGGCGGAAGCCGGTTCCTACGGCAAGGATACAAGGGGATTGATCCGTCAGCATCAGTTCAACAAAGTGGAAATGGTCAAATTTTCCAAACCGGAAACGTCTTACGATGAGCTGGAAAAACTGACTGCCAATGCGGAAGAAGTGCTCAAGCGACTGGGAATTCCATTCCGAACGGTATGCCTGTGCACGGCCGACCTTGGTTTTTCTTCGGCCAAAACGTACGATGTGGAAGCCTGGCTGCCCGGACAGAACACTTATCGGGAAATTTCATCGTGCAGCAATTTTGAAGACTTTCAGGCGAGGCGTGCGGCCATTCGCTACCGCCGCAAGGACAACGGCAAGGTGGAATTTGTCCACACATTGAACGGCTCGGGACTGGCTGTGGGCCGTACCGTTGTAGCAGTCATGGAAAATTATCAGCAGGCGGACGGCAGCATCATCGTCCCCGAAGCTTTGCGTCCCTATATGAGAGGTCTTGAACGGATTACTCTTTAA
- the mviN gene encoding murein biosynthesis integral membrane protein MurJ, translated as MSSPAEKSENAKVAKAAGIVGAATMVSRVFGVIRDMVIAALFGASWMTDAFWVAFRIPNMLRRLLGEGSLTVSFVPVFTEYLQKKTKEEALELAENAFTILSVILAIVSVAGILLSPLIVGLIAPGFIAKPEQFTLAVFLNRLMFPYIFFIALVALCMGILNSFRHFTAPALSPVLLNIAMITAALTLRDLFAQPITALAVGVLAGGVLQLAMQWPVLLKFGVKFKFRFNLRHPGIHQIGLLMLPAILGAGVGTINVFVGTILASLLPSGSVTYLFYADRIMEFPLGIFAIAIGTAALPSFSKHVAAGEMDKLKSGISFSLRLMLFLTIPSMVALMALHLPIISVLFQRGAFDAQAATYTGQALFCYALGLWAYSVLRVFVSSFYSLQDSKWPLKAAVITLIVNVIFSLALMYPLKHNGIALAGSISAAVNVLILAIVLRKKIGPYLDRAFYTSVLKIIASSVAMAAAIGLIEYFMPWNTSASFKARLIYLVSTIIVGAGAYFVCTYLLKSTEIHALINMLQKRLRRA; from the coding sequence ATGAGCAGCCCGGCAGAAAAATCAGAAAATGCCAAAGTCGCCAAAGCGGCGGGAATTGTCGGCGCCGCGACGATGGTCAGCCGCGTTTTCGGGGTCATCCGGGACATGGTGATTGCCGCATTATTCGGCGCCAGCTGGATGACCGACGCTTTCTGGGTGGCGTTTCGCATTCCCAATATGCTCAGGCGCCTGCTGGGTGAAGGCTCGCTGACTGTTTCCTTTGTCCCGGTTTTTACCGAATACCTGCAAAAGAAGACAAAAGAAGAAGCTCTGGAACTGGCCGAAAACGCCTTCACCATCCTGTCCGTCATCCTGGCCATTGTATCGGTCGCGGGAATTCTCCTGTCGCCGTTGATTGTCGGTCTCATCGCGCCCGGCTTTATCGCCAAACCCGAGCAGTTCACCCTGGCTGTTTTTTTAAATCGCCTGATGTTTCCCTACATCTTTTTTATCGCTCTGGTGGCCTTATGCATGGGCATCTTGAATTCCTTCCGGCATTTTACCGCGCCGGCGCTGTCGCCGGTGCTGCTCAACATCGCCATGATCACCGCCGCGCTGACGCTGCGCGACTTGTTTGCCCAACCCATCACGGCGCTGGCCGTGGGGGTGCTCGCAGGCGGCGTGCTGCAACTGGCCATGCAGTGGCCGGTATTGCTGAAATTCGGCGTTAAATTCAAATTCCGCTTCAACCTGCGGCATCCGGGTATTCACCAAATCGGCCTGCTCATGCTGCCGGCGATACTCGGCGCGGGCGTAGGCACCATCAATGTTTTTGTGGGAACGATTCTGGCCTCCCTGCTGCCTTCCGGCTCCGTCACCTATCTTTTTTATGCCGACCGGATCATGGAATTCCCGCTGGGCATTTTTGCCATCGCCATCGGAACGGCCGCGCTGCCCAGCTTTTCCAAACATGTTGCCGCAGGCGAAATGGACAAACTGAAATCAGGCATTTCTTTTTCCCTGCGGCTGATGCTTTTTCTGACCATTCCGTCGATGGTAGCCCTGATGGCGCTTCACCTGCCGATCATCTCCGTCTTATTTCAGCGCGGCGCGTTTGACGCGCAGGCAGCCACTTATACCGGTCAGGCCCTGTTCTGCTACGCGCTGGGCCTCTGGGCCTACTCCGTGTTGCGCGTTTTTGTTTCTTCCTTTTACTCGCTTCAGGATTCCAAGTGGCCGCTGAAAGCGGCCGTCATCACCCTGATTGTCAATGTGATTTTTAGTCTGGCCCTGATGTACCCTTTAAAGCACAATGGCATTGCTCTGGCCGGCTCCATCTCCGCCGCCGTTAATGTTTTGATTCTGGCCATTGTCCTCCGAAAAAAAATCGGGCCTTACCTTGACCGGGCCTTTTATACATCCGTATTGAAAATTATCGCATCCTCCGTCGCGATGGCGGCCGCCATCGGGCTGATTGAATATTTTATGCCGTGGAACACCTCCGCCTCGTTTAAAGCAAGATTGATCTATCTGGTCAGCACAATAATTGTTGGAGCCGGCGCATACTTTGTATGCACCTACCTGTTGAAAAGTACTGAAATTCATGCCCTGATCAATATGCTTCAAAAACGGTTAAGACGCGCCTAG
- a CDS encoding YggU family protein: MGRLLILTQTIQLRETKNGVSFDIHVNPHASRAGIAGLAEGMLKVKVTAPPVEGAANEAVIALLSKKLGLRKSQMKISAGAKGRKKTILVGDISRSDLERKIHQLDIDQTS, from the coding sequence ATAGGAAGGCTATTGATTTTGACCCAGACCATCCAGCTTCGTGAAACAAAGAACGGTGTGTCCTTTGACATCCATGTCAATCCCCACGCGTCACGGGCCGGCATTGCAGGCCTTGCGGAGGGCATGCTGAAAGTAAAAGTCACCGCGCCGCCGGTGGAAGGGGCGGCCAATGAGGCCGTCATCGCGCTTTTGTCCAAAAAACTGGGACTCCGGAAAAGCCAGATGAAAATATCCGCAGGCGCCAAAGGACGCAAAAAAACGATTCTGGTCGGCGACATCAGCAGAAGCGATCTGGAACGGAAGATCCATCAACTGGATATTGATCAGACATCATAA
- the proC gene encoding pyrroline-5-carboxylate reductase: MFTGKKVAIIGGGKMGGILAAGMITRKIISAQNITVTDIDPSRLKDLHASLKVQVTADNKKAVKDADIIILAVKPQNFPETLKGIRPVVNKSKLFISIAAGITTDSIEKLLSKSPRVLRVMPNVAAMAGEGAAAVARGHFAQKDDAQYALAILNAVGLAVEVDEKLMDAVTGLSGSGPAYCFVMIEALADAGVQLGLSRDLAEKLAAQTMLGSARLCLTGKQHPAQLKNMVTSPGGTTAAGLKVLEEGKIRATLMAAVEAAARRAKELAQAK, translated from the coding sequence ATGTTTACAGGCAAAAAAGTAGCTATTATCGGAGGCGGAAAGATGGGCGGTATTCTCGCCGCGGGAATGATTACCCGCAAAATTATTTCCGCGCAGAATATCACCGTAACGGATATTGACCCTTCGAGGCTCAAAGACTTGCACGCTTCGCTGAAAGTGCAGGTTACCGCCGACAACAAAAAAGCGGTGAAGGATGCTGATATTATCATCCTGGCCGTCAAACCTCAGAATTTTCCGGAAACCCTGAAGGGAATCCGTCCGGTCGTGAATAAATCAAAACTGTTTATATCGATTGCCGCGGGTATCACGACGGATTCCATCGAAAAGCTGTTGTCCAAATCCCCGCGTGTTTTGAGAGTGATGCCCAATGTCGCCGCGATGGCGGGTGAAGGCGCTGCTGCCGTGGCCCGGGGGCATTTTGCTCAAAAAGACGACGCGCAATATGCGCTGGCTATTTTAAACGCCGTCGGTCTTGCCGTGGAAGTGGATGAAAAACTGATGGACGCCGTGACCGGATTGAGCGGCAGCGGTCCGGCTTATTGTTTTGTCATGATCGAAGCGCTGGCGGATGCCGGTGTCCAGTTGGGCCTGTCACGGGATCTGGCCGAGAAACTTGCCGCGCAGACGATGCTGGGTTCGGCGCGTCTTTGTCTTACCGGCAAACAGCATCCCGCGCAGTTGAAAAACATGGTAACGTCGCCCGGAGGCACCACCGCCGCCGGTTTAAAAGTGCTGGAGGAGGGAAAGATTCGCGCGACGCTGATGGCTGCAGTGGAAGCCGCGGCCAGACGCGCGAAGGAACTGGCCCAGGCAAAATAA
- a CDS encoding carboxylesterase gives MSGKKRVSVRWYFARLALLVCVVSLLCLPGCSGLNSVQGPDKAVTLAAQTTEGIVIGEENAATNTYSWKAIPYARPPVGDLRWMAPRAPEKRSEPLKADKFCQVCPQYIDHDHNPATSQIVTGSEDCLYMNIWSPKNAKGNLPVFFWIHGGGNSIQWPLLSGMDGGILANRGNMVVVTVNYRLGHMGFFNHPALKTGDAAGDSGNFAILDLIAALKWVQANINQFGGDPGNVTIAGESAGGQNVYCLLSSPMAGGLFHRAISESGVIRPSTPEQGAAHINRILAKIMVQEGKAAGEKEAAALLAAMPAKDLAAYLRSKKPQDFLEVYPEGKAFGMIQFPTAFGDGKVLPVDFYDALTTGHYNKVPMIMGSNKEEAKLFIRNFEPFKEWLKYYTLYEEPDQMELYDLTAKHGSDAWKVMAVDNPARIMRNNSNQPPIFAYQFLWGADGRKNNVIKRPLSIMLGACHAMEIDFVFGTDNASLGAYVFNDDNRPGRVALSNAMMDYWAQFARTGDPNREGSGLTTWLPWSNIQGLPKMILLDADLEKAKIIMSNSELTRKSVLDALKAEPRQKEIQPVWDLLPHGLH, from the coding sequence ATGTCGGGAAAGAAACGGGTTTCAGTTCGTTGGTATTTTGCGCGGCTTGCCTTGCTTGTTTGTGTCGTGTCCCTGCTTTGTTTGCCGGGATGCAGCGGTCTTAACAGCGTGCAGGGGCCGGACAAAGCAGTTACCTTAGCGGCTCAAACCACGGAAGGTATCGTGATCGGCGAGGAAAACGCCGCGACCAATACCTATTCCTGGAAGGCGATTCCCTATGCCCGGCCGCCGGTCGGTGACCTGCGCTGGATGGCGCCCCGGGCGCCGGAAAAACGTTCGGAACCCCTGAAGGCCGATAAATTCTGCCAGGTCTGCCCGCAGTATATTGATCATGACCACAATCCGGCCACATCCCAGATCGTCACAGGCAGCGAAGACTGCTTATATATGAACATCTGGTCGCCCAAAAACGCAAAGGGCAACCTGCCGGTATTTTTCTGGATCCACGGCGGCGGCAACAGCATCCAGTGGCCCCTGTTGTCGGGGATGGACGGCGGCATCCTGGCCAATCGCGGCAACATGGTGGTCGTCACCGTCAATTACCGGCTCGGTCACATGGGATTCTTCAACCATCCGGCGTTAAAGACCGGCGATGCCGCGGGTGATTCCGGAAACTTCGCGATTCTGGATTTGATTGCGGCCCTGAAATGGGTGCAGGCCAACATTAATCAATTCGGCGGCGACCCCGGCAATGTCACGATTGCCGGCGAATCAGCGGGGGGACAGAATGTCTATTGCCTCTTGTCTTCACCCATGGCCGGCGGGTTATTCCATCGCGCCATTTCCGAAAGCGGCGTCATCCGTCCTTCCACGCCTGAGCAGGGCGCCGCCCATATCAATCGCATCCTGGCTAAAATCATGGTGCAGGAAGGAAAGGCAGCCGGTGAAAAAGAGGCCGCGGCCCTGCTTGCCGCCATGCCCGCTAAAGACCTTGCCGCCTATCTGCGATCAAAGAAACCGCAGGATTTTCTGGAAGTCTATCCTGAAGGCAAAGCTTTCGGCATGATTCAATTTCCGACGGCTTTCGGAGACGGCAAAGTGCTGCCCGTTGACTTCTATGATGCGCTGACGACGGGCCATTACAACAAAGTTCCGATGATCATGGGCAGCAACAAAGAAGAAGCCAAACTTTTTATCAGAAACTTTGAGCCGTTTAAGGAGTGGCTGAAGTATTACACCTTGTATGAAGAGCCTGATCAGATGGAATTATATGATCTGACCGCCAAACATGGCAGCGACGCCTGGAAAGTAATGGCCGTGGATAATCCCGCCAGAATTATGCGAAACAACAGCAACCAGCCTCCGATCTTCGCCTACCAATTCTTATGGGGGGCGGACGGCAGAAAGAACAACGTCATTAAACGTCCGTTGAGTATCATGCTGGGTGCGTGTCATGCGATGGAAATTGATTTTGTTTTTGGGACGGACAATGCGAGTTTGGGAGCGTATGTTTTTAATGACGACAACCGCCCCGGCCGTGTCGCGCTGTCCAATGCCATGATGGATTACTGGGCGCAGTTTGCCCGGACCGGCGATCCCAACAGGGAAGGTTCCGGTTTAACCACATGGCTGCCCTGGTCCAATATTCAGGGGCTTCCCAAAATGATTCTGCTGGATGCGGATCTGGAAAAGGCCAAAATCATCATGTCCAATAGTGAACTGACCAGAAAATCGGTTCTGGACGCTTTGAAGGCAGAGCCCAGACAAAAAGAAATTCAACCCGTCTGGGATTTGCTTCCGCACGGATTACATTAG
- a CDS encoding short-chain dehydrogenase yields the protein MEVSGKVIIVTGAASGIGRALCQRFAKEGARAIIAADVNEAGAKAVADEVKGDAVVCDVSKEADIIRLVKFAEEKFGGVDIFCSNAGIIAIGGYEVDNKAWQRIWEINVLAHVFAARAVMPGMIKRGGGAFLITASAAGLLSQIGSLPYSVTKHAAVGLAENLSITYGDQGIQVFALCPQAVDTEMTRGAEGGGVAGVDGLMKPEQLADAVMESFAADEFLILPHKEVKTYMQRKAADYTRWLQGMRRLQERFMQGAPLKK from the coding sequence ATGGAAGTATCAGGAAAGGTTATTATTGTTACCGGCGCGGCTTCCGGTATTGGTCGGGCATTGTGCCAGAGATTTGCGAAAGAAGGCGCCAGGGCGATCATCGCGGCGGATGTCAATGAAGCGGGCGCTAAAGCCGTAGCCGATGAGGTTAAGGGTGATGCCGTTGTCTGTGATGTGAGCAAAGAAGCGGATATTATCCGTCTGGTGAAGTTTGCCGAAGAAAAGTTCGGCGGCGTCGATATCTTCTGCTCCAACGCGGGAATCATTGCCATTGGCGGTTATGAAGTGGATAATAAAGCCTGGCAGCGCATCTGGGAAATTAACGTGCTGGCCCACGTTTTTGCGGCGCGCGCGGTTATGCCCGGGATGATCAAACGGGGCGGCGGCGCTTTCCTGATTACAGCCTCCGCGGCCGGACTCTTAAGTCAGATCGGATCGCTCCCTTATTCCGTCACCAAACACGCGGCGGTGGGGCTTGCGGAAAATCTCTCCATTACGTACGGCGATCAGGGCATCCAGGTGTTTGCCCTGTGCCCGCAGGCTGTGGACACGGAAATGACGCGCGGTGCCGAAGGCGGCGGCGTGGCAGGAGTGGACGGCCTGATGAAACCCGAACAGTTGGCGGACGCCGTGATGGAGTCCTTTGCGGCCGACGAATTTTTGATTCTGCCGCATAAGGAAGTCAAAACTTACATGCAGAGAAAAGCGGCGGATTATACCCGGTGGCTTCAGGGAATGCGCAGGCTGCAGGAGAGATTTATGCAGGGAGCGCCATTAAAAAAATAA
- a CDS encoding enoyl-CoA hydratase/isomerase family protein, whose product MDLKYLLLSVDAKVATVTINRPDKGNALAPQVLDEVATVFTSIASREDVNVVVLTGGEKYFSAGFDLNEIRQLEKVSNEAYIDLFHRAYRAILFCPQPVICAVGGAAIAGGFDLTLMCDIRYASERAKFGQREIVLSLTPVMDPLWRIIGLGRAKEVALTGRIYDAHEAEKMGYVSRVFPEGKLLESVGEIAREMATYDRGCLKETKALSNKVLNEDLDGAMRIQEWLFRTYIGSEDNHQRIDALQAKLAAARKK is encoded by the coding sequence ATGGATTTAAAATATTTATTGCTGAGTGTCGACGCGAAGGTAGCGACGGTAACGATCAACCGGCCGGATAAGGGCAACGCGCTGGCGCCGCAAGTGCTCGATGAGGTTGCGACGGTGTTTACGTCGATTGCCTCGCGCGAAGACGTTAATGTTGTTGTGCTCACCGGCGGCGAGAAGTATTTTTCCGCCGGGTTTGACCTCAATGAAATCCGCCAGCTGGAGAAAGTTTCCAACGAAGCCTACATTGATTTGTTTCACCGGGCGTACCGGGCCATCCTGTTTTGCCCGCAGCCGGTGATCTGCGCCGTTGGCGGCGCGGCCATTGCCGGTGGTTTTGATCTTACCCTGATGTGCGATATCCGTTATGCTTCCGAGCGCGCCAAGTTCGGCCAGCGCGAAATCGTGCTGTCGCTCACGCCGGTGATGGATCCGCTGTGGCGTATCATCGGATTGGGCCGCGCGAAAGAAGTAGCACTCACGGGCCGGATTTACGACGCCCATGAAGCGGAAAAGATGGGTTATGTCAGCCGCGTATTTCCGGAAGGTAAGCTTCTGGAATCCGTGGGAGAAATCGCCCGCGAGATGGCGACGTACGACCGGGGCTGTCTCAAGGAAACCAAAGCCCTTTCCAATAAAGTGCTCAATGAAGACCTCGACGGCGCGATGCGGATTCAGGAATGGCTCTTCCGGACCTATATCGGCTCGGAAGACAATCATCAGCGCATTGATGCCCTTCAGGCGAAACTGGCGGCGGCGAGAAAGAAATAG
- a CDS encoding TetR/AcrR family transcriptional regulator, with the protein MADHARTKTRKDRIMEAALRIFAEKSFQEATISEISKEAGVSDATIYEYFGTKEDLLFAIPEKISNDTFEESEAVLPYIKDVEGRMRAVLLSYVRLYENNPHYSALVLLQLMSNKRFRQTAAHEAIRRSAHRLLDCIRDGIANGTFRADADAYLIRSMLMGTIEHIFIHWHMQGMPKREKSMMDMLDPFMEIVLSGIRARKQEQGLTLHLKLEDAQALGQIFLDQDKSAKTSKNKKVTKRNTNN; encoded by the coding sequence ATGGCAGACCACGCTCGAACAAAAACCCGCAAGGACCGCATCATGGAAGCGGCGCTGCGTATTTTTGCAGAGAAAAGTTTCCAGGAGGCCACCATCTCTGAAATCAGTAAAGAAGCCGGTGTTTCCGACGCCACCATTTACGAATATTTCGGCACCAAAGAAGATCTGCTGTTTGCCATCCCCGAAAAAATTTCCAATGATACGTTTGAAGAATCTGAAGCTGTCCTGCCCTATATTAAGGATGTTGAAGGCCGGATGCGCGCCGTTCTTTTGAGCTATGTCCGGCTTTATGAGAATAATCCTCATTATTCCGCGCTGGTTTTACTTCAACTCATGTCCAACAAACGCTTCCGGCAAACCGCCGCGCATGAAGCCATCCGGCGTTCCGCGCACCGGCTGCTCGATTGTATTCGCGATGGGATCGCCAACGGAACATTCCGTGCTGATGCCGACGCATACCTGATTCGTTCCATGCTGATGGGCACCATTGAACACATCTTTATCCACTGGCACATGCAGGGGATGCCCAAACGTGAAAAAAGCATGATGGACATGCTCGACCCGTTTATGGAAATCGTCCTCTCCGGGATCCGCGCCAGGAAGCAGGAGCAAGGACTAACCCTGCACCTGAAATTAGAAGATGCCCAGGCTCTGGGGCAGATTTTTCTCGACCAGGATAAAAGCGCCAAAACTTCAAAAAACAAAAAAGTGACAAAAAGAAATACCAATAACTAA
- a CDS encoding short-chain dehydrogenase, translating into MFDLSQFSLKGKVAIVTGGSRGIGQAIAYGFAKAGAKVVITSRKAQDLDATACEMTAIGCEVLVVPAHLGKFEEYQRVVDTVLQKFGRIDILVNNAGASPAMGSVLDSDERLWDTIMNLNLKGVYFMSQAVAKVMKKQGGGKIINVASIDGVNPEPFVSVYSISKAGVRHITKAFAMELARDNIQVNTILPGPIETKMMNSHWFNLTPEEAAKEREKLCALLPTCRIGVPDEIAGAAIYLASDASSYTSGTEIVIDGALLLSTHLSA; encoded by the coding sequence ATGTTCGATCTTTCTCAATTTTCATTGAAAGGTAAAGTAGCAATAGTAACCGGCGGCAGCCGCGGCATCGGCCAGGCCATCGCCTATGGCTTCGCCAAAGCCGGAGCCAAAGTGGTTATTACCAGCCGCAAGGCGCAGGATCTGGATGCAACCGCCTGTGAAATGACGGCCATTGGCTGTGAAGTTCTGGTTGTCCCCGCGCATCTGGGTAAGTTCGAAGAATATCAGCGTGTCGTGGACACGGTTTTGCAGAAATTCGGCCGCATCGATATTCTGGTCAACAATGCCGGAGCCAGCCCCGCCATGGGATCGGTGCTTGATTCCGATGAACGCCTCTGGGATACCATCATGAACCTCAACCTGAAAGGCGTTTACTTCATGAGCCAGGCTGTAGCCAAAGTCATGAAAAAACAGGGCGGCGGAAAAATCATCAACGTCGCCTCCATCGACGGCGTTAATCCTGAACCGTTCGTCAGCGTCTATTCCATTTCCAAAGCCGGGGTTCGCCATATTACGAAAGCTTTCGCTATGGAATTGGCTCGTGATAACATCCAGGTGAACACGATTTTACCCGGTCCGATCGAAACGAAGATGATGAACTCCCACTGGTTCAACCTGACGCCGGAAGAGGCGGCAAAAGAACGCGAAAAATTGTGCGCGCTTCTGCCCACCTGCCGGATCGGCGTACCGGATGAAATTGCCGGAGCGGCCATTTACCTGGCTTCCGATGCATCCAGTTATACATCGGGCACCGAGATTGTCATCGACGGCGCACTGCTTTTAAGCACGCACCTGAGCGCGTAG